The following are encoded together in the Bradyrhizobium sp. CCGUVB1N3 genome:
- a CDS encoding DUF2076 domain-containing protein has translation MTPQERQLVDELFDRLSKLETAPRDPNAIAAINDGLNKAPNAMYALVQTVLLQDEALKRANARIQELEAAHAPEPAQSGGFLDSMRDTLFGGSQSRGSVPNVPQREQRPVWNSGQAMQQAQPPGYGQPPYGQQQGYGAPPIGGGGGSFLGTAAAAAAGVVGGSLLLSGIRNMMGGMGGSHQAFGDTTIIEERGGGGSPWGGSSDQSGGSLARDAGLNDIGSGRDRDESRQGLFDQASNDQNDDDQNDDTDNMDMADDSDFGGGDDGGSDYA, from the coding sequence ATGACGCCGCAAGAACGCCAGCTCGTCGACGAGCTTTTCGACCGGCTTTCCAAGCTTGAGACTGCACCGCGCGATCCGAACGCGATCGCCGCCATCAATGACGGCCTGAACAAGGCCCCCAACGCCATGTATGCGCTGGTGCAAACCGTGCTGTTGCAGGACGAGGCGCTGAAGCGCGCCAATGCCCGCATCCAGGAACTGGAGGCCGCACATGCGCCGGAGCCGGCGCAGTCCGGCGGTTTCCTTGATTCCATGCGCGATACCCTGTTCGGCGGCAGCCAATCGCGCGGCTCGGTTCCGAACGTGCCGCAGCGCGAGCAGCGGCCGGTCTGGAACTCCGGCCAGGCGATGCAGCAGGCGCAGCCGCCCGGCTACGGCCAGCCACCTTACGGGCAGCAGCAGGGATACGGCGCTCCGCCCATCGGCGGTGGCGGCGGCTCCTTCCTCGGCACGGCAGCAGCAGCAGCCGCCGGCGTCGTCGGTGGCTCGCTGTTGCTCTCCGGCATCCGCAACATGATGGGCGGGATGGGCGGATCGCATCAGGCTTTTGGCGACACCACGATCATCGAGGAGCGCGGTGGCGGCGGCAGCCCGTGGGGCGGCAGCAGCGACCAATCCGGCGGCTCGCTGGCGCGCGACGCCGGCCTCAACGACATCGGATCCGGTCGCGACCGCGACGAGTCCCGCCAGGGTCTCTTCGACCAGGCGTCGAACGATCAGAACGACGATGATCAGAACGACGACACCGACAACATGGACATGGCCGACGACAGCGATTTCGGCGGCGGCGACGACGGCGGCAGCGACTACGCCTAA
- a CDS encoding L,D-transpeptidase gives MFKKMSVALLGSACTFVAGIDRAAAFDNTVPSDPPAVLYAPQVPPQPVRVASNANMGGGFIEFLFGGEERGQRYYPQQQPTYQQQPAYYDQRRLPPMAEPQMQGAVPQQEAADPRSRPFDPRFEKQLVAYEGKEGAGTIVVDTPNKFLYLVEGNGRALRYGIGVGRPGFTWSGVKAITAKREWPDWTPPSEMIARRPDLPRHMEGGPENPLGARAMYLGSSLYRIHGSNEPWTIGTNVSSGCIRMRNEDVIDLYGRVNVGTRVVVM, from the coding sequence ATGTTCAAGAAAATGTCTGTCGCGCTGCTCGGCAGCGCATGCACCTTTGTTGCCGGGATCGACCGCGCCGCCGCCTTCGACAACACCGTGCCATCCGATCCGCCCGCCGTGCTCTACGCGCCGCAGGTTCCGCCGCAGCCGGTGCGCGTCGCCTCCAATGCCAACATGGGCGGCGGCTTCATCGAATTCCTGTTCGGCGGCGAGGAGCGCGGCCAGCGTTATTATCCGCAGCAGCAGCCGACATATCAGCAGCAGCCGGCCTATTACGACCAGCGCCGTTTGCCGCCGATGGCCGAGCCGCAGATGCAGGGCGCCGTGCCGCAGCAGGAGGCCGCCGATCCGCGCTCGCGACCCTTTGATCCGAGGTTCGAGAAGCAGCTCGTCGCGTACGAGGGCAAGGAAGGCGCCGGCACCATCGTCGTCGATACGCCCAACAAGTTCCTCTATCTGGTCGAGGGCAATGGCAGGGCGCTGCGCTACGGCATCGGCGTCGGCCGTCCCGGCTTCACCTGGTCGGGGGTGAAGGCGATCACGGCCAAGCGCGAATGGCCGGACTGGACGCCGCCGTCGGAAATGATCGCACGCCGTCCCGACCTGCCGCGGCATATGGAAGGCGGCCCTGAAAATCCGCTCGGCGCGCGCGCGATGTATCTGGGCTCTTCGCTCTACCGCATCCACGGCTCCAACGAGCCCTGGACCATCGGCACCAACGTCTCCTCCGGCTGCATCCGCATGCGCAACGAGGACGTCATCGACCTCTACGGTCGCGTCAATGTCGGCACCAGGGTTGTGGTGATGTGA
- a CDS encoding protein phosphatase CheZ, with amino-acid sequence MAVHRKRFRAEEAIVGEMPIPEMIDETAPMHSEIMAELRAIRAQMARNSHAANAAPPSTDAVVAQEVADTRAMLETYRAQIEQCEKLKVELDLIHDAINRTKREIATLHGKSFDGGEMAKVNGELGAVVGGTEQATQQILEAAESIDQAASALAKVDSIDQQKRLSDDIQERVISIFEACNFQDLTGQRISKVMGTMKFIEQHINAMMEIWGGVDAIKAHAAPIVDTRDEDSKLLNGPKLAGDVGHASQDDIDALFD; translated from the coding sequence ATGGCTGTTCACCGCAAACGTTTTCGCGCCGAGGAAGCAATCGTCGGCGAGATGCCTATTCCCGAGATGATTGACGAGACTGCTCCGATGCACAGCGAGATCATGGCCGAGCTGCGCGCGATCCGCGCCCAGATGGCGCGCAACAGCCACGCAGCGAACGCCGCGCCGCCCTCGACCGACGCCGTCGTCGCGCAGGAAGTCGCTGACACGCGCGCGATGCTGGAGACTTACCGCGCCCAGATCGAGCAGTGCGAGAAGCTGAAGGTCGAGCTCGACCTGATCCATGATGCCATCAACCGCACCAAGCGCGAGATCGCAACGCTGCACGGCAAGAGCTTCGACGGCGGCGAAATGGCCAAGGTCAATGGCGAGCTCGGCGCGGTGGTCGGCGGCACCGAGCAGGCCACCCAGCAGATCCTCGAGGCGGCCGAGTCGATCGACCAGGCGGCGAGCGCGCTCGCCAAGGTGGATTCGATCGACCAGCAGAAGCGACTTTCCGACGACATCCAGGAACGCGTCATCTCGATCTTTGAGGCCTGCAACTTCCAGGACCTGACCGGTCAGCGCATCAGCAAGGTGATGGGCACGATGAAATTCATCGAGCAGCACATCAATGCGATGATGGAGATCTGGGGCGGCGTCGACGCGATCAAGGCCCACGCGGCGCCGATCGTCGACACCCGCGACGAAGACTCCAAGCTCCTCAACGGCCCGAAGCTCGCCGGCGATGTCGGCCACGCCTCGCAGGACGACATCGACGCCCTGTTCGACTGA
- the groES gene encoding co-chaperone GroES — protein sequence MAKSKFRPLHDRVVVKRIDAEEKTKGGIIIPDTAKEKPSQGEIVAVGPGGRDEAGKLIPIDLKVGDRVLFGKWSGTEVKIDNEDLLIMKESDIMGVLA from the coding sequence ATGGCTAAGTCCAAATTTCGTCCGCTGCATGACCGTGTCGTGGTCAAACGTATCGATGCCGAGGAAAAGACCAAGGGCGGCATCATCATTCCCGACACCGCCAAGGAGAAGCCGTCCCAGGGTGAAATCGTCGCCGTTGGCCCCGGCGGCCGCGACGAGGCGGGCAAGCTGATCCCGATCGACCTCAAGGTCGGCGACCGCGTGCTGTTTGGCAAGTGGTCGGGCACCGAGGTCAAGATCGACAATGAAGATCTCCTGATCATGAAGGAGTCGGACATCATGGGCGTCCTGGCCTAA
- the groL gene encoding chaperonin GroEL (60 kDa chaperone family; promotes refolding of misfolded polypeptides especially under stressful conditions; forms two stacked rings of heptamers to form a barrel-shaped 14mer; ends can be capped by GroES; misfolded proteins enter the barrel where they are refolded when GroES binds) produces MAAKDVKFSGDARDRMLRGVDILANAVKVTLGPKGRNVVIEKSFGAPRITKDGVTVAKEIELEDKFENMGAQMVREVASKTNDLAGDGTTTATVLAQAIVREGAKAVAAGMNPMDLKRGIDTAVQAVIKDIEKRAKPVAASSEVAQVGTISANGDAAIGKMIAQAMQKVGNEGVITVEENKSLDTEVDIVEGMKFDRGYLSPYFVTNAEKMTAELEDAYILLHEKKLSGLQAMLPVLEAVVQSGKPLVIVAEDVEGEALATLVVNRLRGGLKVAAVKAPGFGDRRKAMLEDLAILTGGQLISEELGIKLENVTVKMLGRAGKVVIDKENTTIVKGAGKKPDIEARVGQIKAQIEETTSDYDREKLQERLAKLAGGVAVIRVGGATEIEVKEKKDRVEDALNATRAAVQEGIVPGGGVALLRAKKAVGRLTNANPDVQAGINIVLKALEAPVRQISENAGLEGSIVVGKILENKSETFGFDAQTEQYVDMVEKGIIDPAKVVRTALQDASSVAGLLVTTEAMVAELPKKEAAPAMPAGGGGMGF; encoded by the coding sequence ATGGCTGCCAAAGACGTCAAGTTTTCCGGAGACGCGCGCGATCGCATGCTGCGCGGCGTCGACATTCTCGCCAACGCCGTCAAGGTGACGCTCGGCCCGAAGGGCCGCAACGTCGTCATCGAGAAGAGCTTCGGCGCGCCCCGCATCACCAAGGACGGCGTCACCGTCGCCAAGGAGATCGAGCTCGAGGACAAGTTCGAGAACATGGGCGCCCAGATGGTCCGTGAGGTCGCCTCCAAGACCAACGACCTCGCCGGCGACGGCACCACCACCGCGACCGTGCTGGCCCAGGCCATCGTGCGCGAAGGCGCCAAGGCAGTTGCCGCCGGCATGAACCCGATGGACCTCAAGCGCGGCATCGACACCGCGGTCCAGGCCGTGATCAAGGACATCGAGAAGCGCGCCAAGCCGGTCGCCGCCTCCTCCGAGGTCGCCCAGGTCGGCACCATCTCTGCCAATGGCGATGCCGCCATCGGCAAGATGATCGCGCAGGCGATGCAGAAGGTCGGCAACGAGGGCGTCATCACCGTCGAGGAGAACAAGTCGCTCGACACCGAAGTCGACATCGTCGAGGGCATGAAGTTCGACCGCGGCTATCTGTCGCCCTATTTCGTCACCAACGCCGAGAAGATGACCGCCGAGCTCGAGGACGCCTACATCCTCCTGCACGAGAAGAAGCTGTCCGGCCTGCAGGCCATGCTGCCGGTGCTGGAAGCCGTGGTGCAGTCCGGCAAGCCGCTCGTCATCGTCGCGGAGGACGTCGAGGGTGAGGCGCTGGCCACCCTGGTCGTCAACCGCCTGCGTGGCGGTCTCAAGGTCGCTGCCGTCAAGGCGCCGGGCTTCGGCGATCGCCGCAAGGCCATGCTCGAGGACCTCGCGATCCTCACCGGCGGTCAGCTCATCTCCGAAGAGCTCGGCATCAAGCTCGAGAACGTCACGGTGAAGATGCTGGGACGTGCCGGCAAGGTCGTGATCGACAAGGAGAACACCACGATCGTCAAGGGCGCCGGCAAGAAGCCGGACATCGAGGCTCGCGTCGGCCAGATCAAGGCCCAGATCGAGGAGACCACCTCAGACTACGACCGTGAGAAGCTCCAGGAGCGTCTGGCCAAGCTCGCCGGCGGCGTCGCGGTGATCCGCGTCGGCGGCGCGACCGAGATCGAGGTCAAGGAGAAGAAGGACCGCGTCGAGGACGCGCTCAACGCCACCCGCGCAGCCGTGCAGGAAGGCATCGTCCCCGGCGGCGGCGTCGCGCTGCTCCGCGCCAAGAAGGCGGTCGGCCGTCTCACCAACGCCAATCCCGACGTCCAGGCCGGCATCAACATCGTGCTGAAGGCGCTGGAAGCTCCGGTCCGCCAGATCTCCGAGAACGCGGGCCTCGAAGGCTCCATCGTCGTCGGCAAGATCCTGGAGAACAAGTCCGAGACCTTCGGCTTCGACGCCCAGACCGAGCAGTATGTCGACATGGTCGAGAAGGGCATCATCGACCCGGCCAAGGTGGTGCGCACCGCGCTTCAGGACGCCTCCTCGGTGGCCGGCCTGCTGGTGACCACCGAAGCCATGGTCGCCGAGCTGCCGAAGAAGGAAGCAGCGCCGGCGATGCCGGCCGGCGGCGGCGGCATGGGCTTCTGA
- a CDS encoding META domain-containing protein has protein sequence MVSVKQMVRAAAAVVLMAGAAHAEDGFPFGTEMTLEALPQPGSKRIPNIEIGDNGEVVLELWCKGGKGQFSVAGNTVIFVPGQIQDRSCPPAKAQADDDLVASLASVETWKRQGEFLTLIGPKPLRFRMNGN, from the coding sequence ATGGTTTCGGTCAAGCAGATGGTGCGCGCGGCTGCCGCGGTGGTGCTGATGGCGGGCGCAGCCCATGCCGAGGACGGCTTTCCCTTCGGGACCGAGATGACGCTCGAAGCCTTGCCGCAGCCCGGCTCGAAGCGCATTCCCAACATCGAGATCGGAGACAATGGCGAGGTGGTGCTGGAGCTCTGGTGCAAGGGCGGCAAGGGCCAGTTCTCGGTCGCCGGCAACACCGTGATCTTCGTCCCCGGCCAGATCCAGGACCGTTCCTGCCCGCCGGCCAAGGCCCAGGCCGATGACGACCTCGTCGCGTCGCTCGCCAGCGTCGAGACCTGGAAGCGCCAGGGTGAATTTCTCACGCTGATCGGCCCGAAGCCGCTGCGCTTCCGGATGAACGGGAATTGA
- a CDS encoding L-lactate permease, which produces MWNQIYDPLNNVVLSTIAAAVPVVTLLILIASGRVKAHIAAVIAVIITNLITIVVFTMPANMSIRASVLGIVTGFFPIGWIVLNVMFLYQVTVVTGRFELLKRAVGGVTEDRRLQLLLVAFSFGAFFEGASGFGTPVAITGSVLIGLGFSPLAASGLSLIANTAPVAYGALGTPIQGLASVTGLDPYLLGAMVGRQLPFFSLIVPFWVVWAFAGWKGMKDVWPAILVTGVSFAIPQFVISNYINPWIVDIGASLVSMGCLILFLRIWQPRQLWLSPALRGRDESAATMAATRPLDKTPLTQAELWSALLPWIIVCIVMLIWGNGAFKSWANSIFTWNYAVPELHQMINKMPPVAAKPTPEGAVFGFTYLSFTGTGMLIAAIISGFLMGVGPGRLLAEYGRTIRLCAISLITISAMLAIGTLTRLSGVDATLGLAFAATGVLYPFFGTLLGWLGVALTGSDTSSNILFGNLQKITSQQLGLSPILMAAANSSGGVMGKMIDAQSIVVASTATRWYGHEGTILRFVFWHSIVLACLVGVLVTLQAYVWPFTALVLK; this is translated from the coding sequence ATGTGGAATCAAATCTATGACCCACTCAATAACGTGGTGCTGTCGACCATCGCTGCGGCGGTACCCGTCGTCACGCTGCTGATCCTGATCGCCAGCGGCCGCGTCAAGGCGCACATCGCGGCCGTGATCGCGGTGATCATCACCAACCTGATCACGATCGTCGTCTTCACCATGCCGGCGAACATGTCGATCCGCGCCTCGGTGCTCGGCATCGTCACCGGCTTCTTCCCGATCGGCTGGATCGTTCTCAACGTCATGTTCCTCTACCAGGTCACGGTGGTGACCGGCCGCTTCGAGCTGTTGAAACGTGCGGTCGGCGGCGTCACCGAGGACCGGCGCCTGCAACTGCTTCTGGTAGCATTCTCCTTCGGAGCATTCTTCGAAGGCGCCTCCGGTTTCGGAACGCCGGTCGCCATCACGGGCTCGGTGCTGATCGGGCTCGGCTTCTCGCCGCTCGCGGCGTCCGGCCTGTCGCTGATCGCCAACACCGCGCCGGTCGCCTATGGCGCGCTCGGCACTCCGATCCAGGGGCTCGCTTCGGTCACTGGGCTTGATCCCTACCTCCTGGGCGCGATGGTCGGACGGCAATTGCCGTTCTTCTCCCTCATCGTGCCCTTCTGGGTGGTGTGGGCGTTCGCGGGCTGGAAGGGCATGAAGGACGTCTGGCCGGCGATCCTCGTCACCGGCGTATCGTTCGCGATCCCGCAATTCGTCATTTCCAACTACATCAATCCGTGGATCGTCGACATCGGCGCCTCGCTCGTCTCGATGGGCTGCCTGATCCTGTTCCTGAGGATCTGGCAGCCGAGGCAGCTCTGGCTGTCGCCGGCGCTGCGCGGTCGCGACGAATCGGCTGCCACCATGGCCGCGACGAGGCCGCTCGACAAAACCCCGCTTACGCAAGCCGAATTGTGGAGCGCGCTGTTGCCGTGGATCATCGTCTGCATCGTGATGCTGATCTGGGGCAACGGTGCGTTCAAGAGCTGGGCGAACTCGATCTTCACCTGGAACTACGCCGTTCCCGAACTGCACCAGATGATCAACAAGATGCCGCCCGTGGCGGCGAAGCCGACGCCGGAAGGCGCGGTGTTCGGCTTCACCTATCTGTCGTTCACCGGTACGGGTATGCTGATCGCGGCGATCATCTCCGGCTTCCTGATGGGGGTCGGGCCGGGCCGGCTGCTGGCCGAATATGGCCGCACGATCCGGCTCTGCGCGATCTCGCTGATCACGATCTCGGCGATGCTCGCGATCGGCACGCTCACCCGGCTCTCCGGTGTGGACGCGACGCTCGGTCTCGCCTTTGCGGCAACCGGCGTGCTCTATCCCTTCTTCGGCACCTTGCTCGGCTGGTTGGGCGTGGCGCTGACGGGATCGGACACGTCATCGAACATCCTGTTCGGCAACCTCCAGAAGATCACGTCCCAGCAGCTCGGACTGTCGCCTATCCTGATGGCGGCGGCGAACTCCTCTGGCGGCGTGATGGGCAAGATGATCGACGCGCAATCGATCGTGGTCGCCTCCACCGCCACGCGGTGGTACGGCCATGAGGGCACGATCCTGCGCTTCGTGTTCTGGCACTCGATCGTGCTGGCCTGCTTGGTCGGCGTGCTCGTGACGCTCCAGGCCTATGTCTGGCCGTTCACGGCCCTGGTGCTGAAGTAG
- a CDS encoding ABC transporter ATP-binding protein/permease, with product MKNIRATLATVWRIAMPYFRSEDKWAGRGLLAVVIAMELALVAINVLINQWQNRFYSALQAYDLDEFVREVWIFLGLAFTYVALAVYKLYLNQWLQIRWRQWLTQHYLGEWLDGAVHYRMQLKGDAADNPDQRITDDVKNFVEQTLGIGLQLLSSIVTLASFIVILWGLSNKAPLHIYGTDIVIPGFLVWCAVAYAILGTGLAHWIGVPLVNLNFEQQRFEADFRFNLVRVRENSEQIALLKGEGAERGHLLRRFGFVIANWYAIMSRTKRLTMFTASFGQAAVIFPYVVVAPAFFAKRIQLGDMMQTGSAFGSVQDALSFFVTTYRQLAEWRAVVARLDGFEMSVSSAANLPAHEPTIGVTSSAGSEAIALEQLLVKLPNGKPLVAANAFAIQHPERVLVTGPSGSGKSTLFRAIAGIWPFGTGKIAIPGKSSLMMLPQRPYFPIGPLGDAVIYPAEHGTIAPDKIKEALRAVGMPRLAEQLDEEAHWNRTLSLGEQQRLGVARALLHAPDYLFLDEATASLDEPSEALLYRLMEEKLPSTTIVSIGHRSTLDAFHTRNVRLVPDGEIHVLGGVGAAARAEPSEAR from the coding sequence GTGAAGAACATCCGCGCCACGCTCGCGACCGTTTGGCGAATCGCCATGCCCTATTTCCGGTCCGAAGACAAATGGGCCGGCCGCGGCCTACTCGCTGTCGTCATAGCGATGGAGCTGGCGCTCGTCGCGATCAATGTCCTCATCAATCAGTGGCAGAACCGGTTCTACAGCGCGCTCCAGGCCTACGATCTGGATGAGTTCGTCAGGGAGGTCTGGATCTTCCTTGGTCTTGCTTTCACCTACGTCGCGCTGGCCGTCTACAAGCTCTACCTGAACCAGTGGCTGCAGATCCGCTGGCGGCAGTGGCTGACGCAGCACTATCTCGGCGAATGGCTCGACGGCGCCGTGCATTATCGCATGCAGCTCAAGGGCGATGCTGCCGACAACCCGGACCAGCGCATCACTGATGACGTCAAGAATTTCGTCGAGCAGACGCTGGGCATCGGCCTGCAGTTACTGTCGTCGATCGTGACGCTGGCCTCGTTCATCGTCATCCTCTGGGGCTTGTCCAACAAGGCGCCGCTGCACATTTACGGCACCGATATCGTCATCCCCGGTTTTCTGGTCTGGTGCGCGGTGGCTTACGCGATCCTGGGCACGGGACTGGCGCACTGGATCGGCGTGCCACTCGTCAACCTCAATTTCGAGCAGCAGCGCTTCGAGGCCGATTTCCGCTTCAACCTCGTCCGCGTTCGCGAGAATTCCGAGCAGATCGCGCTGCTGAAAGGCGAAGGCGCCGAGCGCGGCCACCTTTTGCGCCGCTTCGGTTTCGTCATCGCCAACTGGTACGCGATCATGAGCCGGACCAAGCGTCTCACCATGTTCACGGCGAGCTTTGGGCAGGCCGCGGTGATCTTCCCCTATGTGGTGGTGGCGCCGGCCTTTTTCGCCAAGCGGATCCAGCTCGGCGACATGATGCAGACCGGCTCGGCGTTCGGCAGCGTGCAGGATGCGCTGTCGTTCTTCGTGACGACGTACCGCCAACTCGCCGAATGGCGCGCGGTGGTCGCCCGTCTCGACGGTTTCGAGATGTCGGTCAGCTCGGCCGCCAACCTCCCCGCGCACGAGCCGACCATCGGCGTCACGTCGTCCGCGGGCAGCGAGGCCATCGCGCTCGAGCAGCTGCTGGTGAAGCTTCCCAACGGCAAGCCGCTGGTCGCAGCCAACGCCTTTGCGATCCAGCACCCCGAGCGCGTGCTGGTGACCGGCCCGTCGGGCTCGGGCAAGTCGACGCTGTTCCGCGCCATCGCCGGGATCTGGCCGTTCGGCACCGGCAAGATCGCCATCCCTGGGAAGTCCAGCCTGATGATGCTGCCGCAGCGACCGTATTTCCCGATTGGCCCGCTCGGCGACGCCGTGATCTACCCGGCCGAGCACGGCACGATCGCGCCCGACAAGATCAAGGAGGCGCTGAGAGCGGTCGGCATGCCGAGGCTTGCCGAGCAGCTCGACGAGGAAGCGCACTGGAACAGGACGCTGTCGCTCGGCGAGCAACAGCGCCTAGGGGTGGCGCGGGCGCTGCTGCATGCGCCGGACTATCTGTTCCTCGATGAGGCGACCGCCTCGCTCGACGAGCCGTCCGAGGCCCTGCTCTACCGGCTCATGGAGGAGAAGCTGCCGTCGACCACGATCGTGTCGATTGGCCACCGCTCGACGCTGGATGCCTTCCACACCCGCAATGTCAGGCTGGTCCCGGACGGCGAGATCCACGTACTCGGCGGTGTCGGCGCAGCGGCCCGGGCGGAGCCGAGCGAAGCGCGCTGA
- a CDS encoding TorF family putative porin: MKKLALLATALAMVTGSALAADMPVKAVKAPPPPAFDPWDIAFGGGIMSDYIFRGITQSNHKPSVTAYFEPRYNVTKDLQLYVGVSAESISFPNRAAAEVDIYGGIRPTFGAFALDIGVWGYLYPGGTCYFGAPGIDFAGNFQGAECAEKALLNANVIKKDLSFFEVYGKGTYTVNDNWAFGFTEYYTPSYLNSGAWGNYASITGKYTAPSTLFGSSGVGMYVSGEFGRQWLGTSDSFYGTAAFPNGIKYADYNTWNVGIGFTYKVFTLDLRYSDTNLSKGDCNAFTSDWSARGNITASSGTFVTPINPSGVGSNWCGAAGIAKLSFDLTAMTNLK; this comes from the coding sequence ATGAAAAAACTGGCTTTGTTGGCAACGGCGCTGGCAATGGTGACGGGTTCGGCTCTGGCGGCAGATATGCCGGTGAAGGCTGTGAAAGCGCCTCCGCCGCCCGCCTTTGACCCCTGGGATATCGCCTTCGGCGGCGGCATCATGAGCGACTACATCTTCCGCGGCATCACGCAGTCGAACCACAAGCCGTCGGTCACGGCCTATTTCGAGCCGCGCTACAACGTCACCAAGGACCTCCAGCTCTACGTTGGTGTCTCGGCCGAGAGCATCTCCTTCCCGAACCGCGCCGCGGCTGAAGTCGACATCTACGGCGGTATCCGCCCCACCTTCGGCGCGTTCGCCTTGGACATCGGCGTCTGGGGTTACCTGTATCCGGGCGGCACCTGCTACTTCGGCGCGCCGGGCATCGACTTCGCCGGCAACTTCCAGGGCGCCGAGTGCGCCGAGAAGGCGCTGCTCAATGCCAACGTCATCAAGAAGGACCTGAGCTTCTTCGAAGTCTACGGCAAGGGCACGTACACGGTGAACGACAACTGGGCGTTCGGCTTCACCGAGTACTACACCCCGAGCTACCTGAACTCGGGCGCGTGGGGCAACTACGCCTCGATCACCGGCAAGTATACCGCGCCCAGCACGCTCTTCGGCTCGAGCGGCGTCGGCATGTACGTGTCGGGTGAGTTCGGCCGTCAGTGGCTTGGCACCTCCGACAGCTTCTACGGCACGGCTGCATTCCCGAACGGCATCAAATATGCCGACTACAACACCTGGAACGTCGGTATCGGCTTCACCTACAAGGTGTTCACGCTGGACCTGCGCTACTCCGACACCAACCTCTCCAAGGGTGACTGTAACGCCTTCACCAGCGACTGGTCGGCCCGCGGCAACATCACCGCCTCCTCCGGTACCTTCGTGACCCCGATCAACCCGTCGGGCGTCGGCTCCAACTGGTGCGGCGCGGCCGGTATCGCCAAGCTGTCGTTCGACCTGACGGCGATGACGAACCTGAAGTAA
- the glcF gene encoding glycolate oxidase subunit GlcF, whose amino-acid sequence MKTEFSLTQLANPDIAEADKILRACVHCGFCTATCPTYVLLGDELDSPRGRIYLIKEMLEKDQAPTSDVVKHVDRCLSCLACMTTCPSGVNYMHLVDQARVRIEERYERPLAERLLRTVLAFVLPDPRRFRISMSLARLARPLAALLPTPRPSATPGLTQRIKAMLALAPDRLPAPGPAAGSVFAALGKRRGRVALLQGCAQQVLAPRINQAAINLLTRHGIEVVLVRDEQCCGALTHHLGRDDDALARARANVAAWRREAAKDGLDAILVTTSGCGTVIKDYGYLLREDRDFASDAANVSALAKDITEYVAGLSLQPLRRHDDIVVAYHSACSLQHGQKITGLPKELLSKNGFVVKDIPESHLCCGSAGTYNILQPDLAGRLRDRKVANIASVKPDMIAAGNIGCMVQIASGTSVPVVHTIELLDWATGGAQPALN is encoded by the coding sequence ATGAAGACCGAATTTTCGCTCACCCAGCTCGCTAATCCCGACATCGCGGAAGCCGACAAGATCCTGCGTGCCTGCGTGCACTGCGGCTTCTGCACCGCGACCTGTCCGACCTATGTGCTGCTCGGCGACGAGCTCGATAGCCCGCGCGGCCGCATCTACCTGATCAAGGAGATGCTGGAGAAGGACCAGGCGCCGACATCAGATGTCGTCAAGCATGTCGACCGCTGCCTGTCGTGCCTTGCCTGCATGACCACGTGTCCGTCCGGGGTGAACTACATGCACCTGGTCGACCAGGCCCGGGTCCGGATCGAAGAGCGTTACGAGCGGCCGCTTGCCGAGCGGTTGCTGCGCACCGTGCTGGCGTTCGTCCTGCCCGACCCGCGGCGCTTTCGCATCAGCATGTCGCTGGCGCGGCTTGCCCGGCCGCTGGCGGCTTTGCTGCCGACGCCGCGGCCGTCGGCCACCCCCGGCCTCACGCAGCGGATCAAGGCGATGCTGGCGCTCGCGCCAGACCGGTTGCCGGCTCCAGGGCCGGCCGCGGGCAGCGTCTTTGCGGCGCTCGGCAAGCGGCGGGGGCGGGTCGCGCTGCTCCAGGGCTGCGCCCAGCAGGTGCTGGCACCGCGGATCAACCAGGCCGCCATCAACCTTTTGACCCGCCACGGCATCGAGGTCGTGTTGGTCCGGGACGAGCAATGCTGCGGCGCCCTGACCCATCACCTCGGCCGTGACGACGATGCGCTCGCGCGGGCGCGGGCGAACGTCGCGGCCTGGCGTCGCGAGGCGGCAAAGGATGGTCTCGATGCCATCCTGGTGACGACGTCCGGCTGCGGCACGGTGATCAAGGACTACGGCTATCTCCTGCGCGAGGACCGCGACTTCGCGAGCGATGCGGCCAACGTTTCCGCACTCGCCAAGGACATCACGGAGTATGTCGCGGGCCTCTCGCTGCAGCCGTTGAGGCGACACGACGACATCGTCGTCGCCTATCATTCGGCTTGTTCACTGCAGCACGGGCAGAAAATCACTGGGCTTCCGAAAGAATTGCTTTCCAAGAACGGATTCGTGGTGAAAGATATCCCCGAGAGCCATTTGTGTTGCGGTTCGGCGGGGACCTACAACATTCTCCAGCCCGACCTTGCGGGCAGGTTGCGCGATCGCAAGGTCGCCAACATCGCGAGCGTCAAGCCGGACATGATTGCCGCAGGCAATATCGGCTGCATGGTGCAGATTGCCAGCGGCACGTCAGTGCCGGTCGTGCACACGATTGAGCTTCTCGATTGGGCGACGGGCGGAGCGCAGCCGGCATTGAACTAG